A stretch of Oncorhynchus gorbuscha isolate QuinsamMale2020 ecotype Even-year linkage group LG24, OgorEven_v1.0, whole genome shotgun sequence DNA encodes these proteins:
- the LOC124012717 gene encoding serine/threonine-protein kinase Sgk1-like produces MAVTEAPCDLSYCKMRGIVSVLTAFIKERKMGLNDLISKLVSTPHICHHSEVDFLKIDENQNEELDDDELLNPMCLAFPRSSLAEELAIKPSDFDYLKIIGKGSFGKVLLARHRDSNEYYAVKVLQKKIILKKKEQKHIMAERSVLMKNIKHPFLVGLHFSFQTTDKLYFVLDYVNGGELFYHLQRERVFLEPRARFYAAEIASALGYLHSLHIVYRDLKPENILLASTGHIVLTDFGLCKEGLAPTGTTTTFCGTPEYLAPEVLQKQAYDRTVDWWCLGSVLYEMLYGLPPFYSRNTAEMYNNILNKPLILKPNVSNSGRELLEGLLQKDRTKRLGVKDDFMELKCHTFFSPINWDDLMARKITPPYIPSVSGPTDLRHFDPEFTHLPVTSSLCNTDGLLVTSSIKEAAGAFPGFSYGPADRFM; encoded by the exons ATGGCTGTTACCGAGGCTCCATGCGACTTGTCTTATTGCAAGATGAGGGGAATCGTGTCAGTTCTCACTG CTTTTATCAAGGAGAGGAAAATGGGTCTGAATGACTTAATCTCAAAGCTGGTGTCAACCCCACATATCTGTCATCA CTCTGAAGTTGACTTCCTCAAGATCGATGAGAACCAGAATGAAGAGCTGGACGATGATGAACTTCTGAATCCG ATGTGCCTGGCATTCCCCAGGAGCTCTCTAGCGGAGGAGTTGGCGATCAAACCAAGTGATTTTGACTACCTGAAAATCATTGGCAAAGGGAGCTTTGGGAAGGTGCTGCTGGCTCGTCACCGGGACAGCAACGAGTATTACGCCGTCAAGGTTCTACAGAAGAAAATCATCTTGAAGAAGAAAGAG CAAAAGCATATCATGGCGGAGCGAAGTGTCCTGATGAAGAATATCAAACATCCTTTCCTGGTGGGGCTGCACTTTTCCTTCCAGACTACTGACAAACTCTACTTTGTCCTCGACTACGTGAATGGAGGAGAGTTGTTCTaccatctacagagagagagggtgttccTAGAACCCAGAGCCAGGTTCTACGCTGCAGAGATCGCCAGTGCTCTGGGATACCTCCACTCCCTGCATATTGTTTACAG AGATCTGAAGCCCGAGAATATCCTGCTCGCCTCAACGGGACACATCGTCCTGACAGACTTTGGCCTCTGTAAAGAGGGCCTGGCACCCACTGGAACCACCACAACCTTCTGTGGAACGCCAGAGTACCTGGCCCCCGAGGTGCTGCAGAAGCAGGCGTACGACCGCACAGTGGACTGGTGGTGCCTGGGATCGGTGCTCTACGAGATGCTCTACGGACTG CCACCCTTCTACAGTCGTAACACAGCTGAGATGTACAACAATATCCTGAACAAGCCTCTGATACTGAAGCCCAACGTGTCCAACTCAGGCAGGGAACTGTTGGAGGGGCTCCTGCAAAAGGACCGCACCAAGAGGCTGGGAGTGAAAGATGATTTt ATGGAGCTGAAGTGCCACACCTTCTTCTCACCCATCAACTGGGATGACCTGATGGCCAGGAAGATCACACCACCCTACATTCCCTCTGTG AGCGGGCCCACGGACCTCAGGCACTTTGACCCAGAGTTCACCCACCTCCCTGTGACCTCGTCGCTGTGCAACACGGACGGCCTGCTGGTGACCAGCAGCATCAAGGAGGCAGCTGGAGCCTTCCCAGGCTTCTCCTATGGACCCGCTGACAGATTCATGTGA